From a single Osmerus mordax isolate fOsmMor3 chromosome 14, fOsmMor3.pri, whole genome shotgun sequence genomic region:
- the LOC136956859 gene encoding reticulon-4 receptor-like yields the protein MKSILTRVGELYFVVLWLHSVPLMSGCPAPCICHSEPRPSLACQQQGLFSIPTEIPVHTQRIFLQNNRLSAVRSTSFSPCRNLTVLWLYSNNISHIEAGAFYGLERLEELDIGDNDLRIISPTAFRGLTKLHTLHLHRCGLSELPVGAFRGLFALQHLYLQDNSLLTLHDDTFLDLANLTFLFLHNNKIKTVTDHMLRGLVSLDRLLLHQNRVTFIQHRAFHDLRKLTTLYLFFNNLTALTGETMEPLVSLQYLRLNGNQWICDCRARTLWDWFKGFKGSSSELECHVPARLAGKDLKRLKSPDLEGCYDTPHHTWISVLTSKTRSGKFHSTESPLRAGIPRCCLSDNDKSSIISNKGLPDRRQITNNPLKEKENMSKTKVLEGDPLKNGNPNKQSLNHGPDILDQDLDSSNNTLDRKRCVQTDMSDIHCVKDHCSTMRALTVIFIPLLLLSLNFC from the exons ATGAAGTCCATTTTAACCCGAG TTGGCGAGCTCTACTTTGTGGTCCTGTGGCTGCATTCAGTTCCCCTGATGTCCGGCTGCCCGGCTCCGTGCATATGTCACAGCGAGCCCCGGCCCAGCCTGGCATGCCAGCAGCAGGGCCTCTTCTCCATCCCCACAGAGATCCCTGTCCACACCCAGCGTATCTTCCTCCAGAACAACCGCCTCAGCGCGGTCCGCTCCACCAGCTTCAGCCCCTGCCGGAACCTGACTGTGCTGTGGCTGTACTCCAACAACATCAGCCACATCGAGGCGGGGGCCTTCTACgggctggagaggctggaggagctggatatCGGCGACAACGACTTGCGGATCATCAGCCCCACGGCGTTCAGGGGTCTGACCAAGCTGCACACCCTGCACCTGCACAGGTGCGGCCTCTCTGAGCTTCCCGTCGGGGCGTTCCGGGGTCTCTTTGCCCTGCAGCACCTCTACCTCCAGGACAACAGCCTGCTGACCCTCCACGACGACACATTCCTGGACCTGGCCAACCTGACTTTCCTGTTCCTCCACAACAACAAGATCAAGACCGTGACGGACCACATGCTGAGGGGCCTGGTGAGCTTGGACCGGCTGCTTCTCCATCAGAACAGAGTGACTTTCATCCAGCACAGGGCGTTTCACGACCTGCGCAAGCTGACCACGCTCTATCTGTTCTTCAACAACCTGACGGCGCTCACAGGGGAGACCATGGAGCCCCTAGTGTCTCTCCAGTACCTGCGTCTGAATGGAAACCAATGGATCTGTGATTGCCGGGCCAGAACGTTGTGGGACTGGTTCAAGGGCTTCAAAGGGTCCAGCTCGGAGCTGGAGTGCCATGTTCCCGCCCGGCTGGCCGGAAAAGATCTCAAGAGGCTCAAAAGTCCAGACTTGGAGGGGTGCTATGACACCCCTCACCACACCTGGATAAGTGTGCTCACCTCCAAGACACGATCTGGTAAGTTCCACAGCACGGAGAGTCCACTGAGAGCCGGCATTCCTCGCTGCTGTCTCTCGGACAATGACAAGTCGTCCATCATCTCCAACAAGGGCCTACCAGACCGTAGACAAATCACCAACAACCctctgaaggagaaggagaacatgTCCAAAACGAAGGTCCTGGAAGGCGATCCCTTGAAGAACGGTAATCCGAACAAACAGAGCCTGAATCATGGTCCCGACATCCTGGACCAGGATCTAGACTCTTCTAATAACACATTGGACAGGAAGAGGTGTGTGCAGACTGACATGTCAGACATTCATTGTGTCAAAGATCATTGTTCTACCATGAGAGCGCTAACGGTTATTTTTATAcccttgcttttgctatccttAAACTTCTGTTAG